The stretch of DNA AAGCGTGAATGTCGTCCGCCGGGAAACGAAGCCTGAGCACGAATCTGGCGAATTTCTTGCTTTACCCATTTTGCCAAATTAGGATGGATTGCAGTCGATTGCGAAGCCGGCTGTCGATTGCCGAAGCCGGCTGTCGATTGCCGAAGCCGGCTATTGCGCCTTGCGTACTCATACAACGTAGGGCAAAACTCCCCATGGTAGGCGGCACACTCCGTGTGCCGTCCGCGCTCCGGCAACGCGTTGCGCACGGAGCAGTGCAAACGGCACACGGAGTGTGCCTGCTATGATATAGGCTGCGAACCACACTTTTTCACGAGGGCCGTAGATCATGCGTTGGCTACAACCGAACGTGCGTTGGATCGTGGGGTTGCTCGCTGTTGGCCTGGCCGGCGGATTTGCAGCGTCGACGGCCCATGCTCAAGTGGTTCCCGCCGCGGCCGGTGTGGCCGTCGATGCCAATGGCGTATTGAGCACCAAGCTGTTCACCGACCCGACCGGGCAACTCGGGCAAGAACGCCGGCAAGCTGCCAAAGCGGCACTGAATCCGAAAGTCGCCGCGCAGAGCAAGCTTCGCAAGATTTCGCTCAATCGATTGGAAGAAGCGATTCGCGACCGGCTCGCCGCCGGCCAGAAGCCGACAGATGAAATGCTCAATCTGGCCGGGCTGACCCGGGTCGAATACGTGTTCTGCATGCCCGACACTCGCGACATCGTCGTGGCCGGCCCTGCCGAGGGCTGGGCTCCCGATCTGTCGGGCCGCATTTGCGGGATCCATTCGGGTCGGCCGATTGTTGAATTGCAAGATTTGATCGTCGCGCTGCGGGCGTTTCCGCCGAGCGGACCGGCGACGCCGCTGATCGGCTGTTCGATCGATCCAACGCAGGAAGGCCTGAAACGCAAAGTTGAATACATGCGCACCAACCGGCCGCGCTCGGTGGCCGATGCCGAAGCTTTTGCCACCGGCTTGAAGGCCGCGTTGGGGCTGCAGAACGTAACCGTCAATGGCGTTCCCGGCACGACGCATTTCGCGCAAGTGCTCGTCGAAGCCGATTATCGAATGAAGCTGATCGGCATCGGGTTGGAGCAACCGCAAGTGGCTCTGAAAACTTACGTGCAACGCGCGAATCCGAACGAGGTAAGCAAGAATGCGATGTGCCGTTGGTGGTTCGTGCCGAATTACGAATGCGTACGCGTGGCCGACGACGAACTTG from Pirellulales bacterium encodes:
- a CDS encoding DUF1598 domain-containing protein, translated to MRWLQPNVRWIVGLLAVGLAGGFAASTAHAQVVPAAAGVAVDANGVLSTKLFTDPTGQLGQERRQAAKAALNPKVAAQSKLRKISLNRLEEAIRDRLAAGQKPTDEMLNLAGLTRVEYVFCMPDTRDIVVAGPAEGWAPDLSGRICGIHSGRPIVELQDLIVALRAFPPSGPATPLIGCSIDPTQEGLKRKVEYMRTNRPRSVADAEAFATGLKAALGLQNVTVNGVPGTTHFAQVLVEADYRMKLIGIGLEQPQVALKTYVQRANPNEVSKNAMCRWWFVPNYECVRVADDELAMQLVGEGVKLVGADEVVMSNGQRQAAVRSNLASKAWCEQFTKSYARIAEAKPIYAQLRNLVDLAVAAAFIQKEDYCAKTGWQMDLFRNEGQLPIQTYSAPKQVETAINVIYKGNGFSTPIGGGVTIDPRQALNKSNLLKDKDGKVGNARKETDLKSLAKGQWWWD